A DNA window from Ornithobacterium rhinotracheale DSM 15997 contains the following coding sequences:
- the rpiB gene encoding ribose 5-phosphate isomerase B, translating to MKIAIGSDHAGYPLKEKIKEHLASKGIEIQDFGAFSTESVDYPDFAHPTATAVENHDADLGILLCGSGNGIAMTANKHQGIRAAICWNTELAELARQHNNANILVLPARFISEELGLEIVDAYLNASFEGGRHERRVEKIACSC from the coding sequence ATGAAAATTGCCATCGGATCAGACCACGCAGGTTACCCATTAAAAGAGAAAATTAAAGAACATCTAGCTTCAAAAGGAATTGAAATTCAAGATTTTGGAGCTTTTTCAACAGAGTCTGTAGACTATCCAGACTTTGCGCATCCCACGGCTACGGCTGTTGAAAACCACGATGCCGATTTAGGTATTCTACTTTGTGGCAGTGGAAACGGCATTGCGATGACGGCGAATAAGCACCAAGGAATCCGTGCAGCCATTTGCTGGAATACAGAATTGGCAGAATTGGCACGCCAACACAATAATGCCAATATTTTGGTATTGCCAGCACGCTTTATTTCAGAAGAATTAGGCTTAGAAATCGTTGATGCCTATTTAAATGCTAGTTTTGAAGGTGGACGCCATGAGCGACGCGTAGAAAAAATCGCTTGCAGCTGTTGA